The following proteins are co-located in the Telopea speciosissima isolate NSW1024214 ecotype Mountain lineage chromosome 9, Tspe_v1, whole genome shotgun sequence genome:
- the LOC122640635 gene encoding type I inositol polyphosphate 5-phosphatase 5-like — MFPVKNKQWSLKESTSRLGNLKFRSHQSPMENVLDSQTLHVFVATWNVGGKSPHNDLNLDNFLQVQDPSDIYVLGF; from the exons ATGTTTCCTGTGAAAAACAAACAGTGGAGTTTGAAAG AATCTACTTCAAGGCTTGGGAATTTGAAATTCAGAAGCCACCAATCTCCAATGGAAAATGTTTTAGATTCTCAAACCTTACA CGTTTTTGTAGCAACTTGGAATGTAGGTGGAAAATCCCCTCACAATGACCTGAATCTTGACAATTTTCTTCAAGTGCAGGATCCATCAGACATTTATGTTTTAGG TTTTTAG